The segment TATTTCtcatttaataaatatcataaCGGGGATATAAAACCCAATTTCGCCGCGCTGATGCATCCGTATCAACATAAAGAAAAGTCATATGCATCACCCATCTCTCCACAGCCTAATAAGTGCTGTGACCTCAAATTTGCTCGTTTCATGGCTCGTCTAGTGAATGCGTAAGGTACTTAATCGTAAGTAGAACCCTCTTGTGGTTGAGGGAGCTTCTTGTTGGTTGGAGATGCCATGTATCTGGATACTGTAAGCCTCTATCTTCACTATGCAAATCTATACATTGTGAAACCTACCTTCTCAGCTCGGTCAAGGCAGTCTCCATTGTGTTGTGGCGTTGCCAGTTCGCAAGGCATGCAAACTTTGAAGGGTCGACCTAGGGCATCAGTTAGCTCCACCTACTTTTCATGGCGCTTGAAATAGTACTGACTTTGCCATCATCTTGCACACCAGGAAGGTTGATCTTATTAGTGAACTTGATAGTTGGTGGAACATCGGGATAGTTCTCTCCACAATGCATGGTAAGAGAGTAGATGCGATTCTCATGAACGCTCTATCGGTACCCCCGCTATTAGTCCAAAGCCAGTATATACTAATAAGTAGGAGTAGAAACATACGTGTGGAGGACCGAGAATCGTGCCATTCCAGTTGGACATGTATAAGTCGTCGCCGTCCGTCAGACCATAAGAGCAAGCGTCTTTAAATAACGAGAATCGTCAGAGGTTGTCAAACTTCAATGCTGGTTGACATCCGACTCACCAGCTCCGAGACCCTTTTCGCccttctccaactcctcgAGCAATCTAAAGTTTCTTGGTACTTTCGCCATCTTTTGGCTTTCGAAATCTTGAACTTGGAGGGTAGATAAGTGTCGGTATTtggaaattcaaatatcttgAAGTTGCGCAATAGGGCAAGAGGTTGTAAATGGTTGATAAGTTTTATTGAAGCAAGGCGGCTGGTTTGATCGCGGGGTTGATCTCCAAGAATTCCGGGCGGTCAAACTCGGCTAATCCTCGGCAGAATGTCTATTTACAGTCCATCTTGATAAAGGACAACTGAACCAATGAATACACCTCAGCAATAACATTATGCCTTCT is part of the Botrytis cinerea B05.10 chromosome 1, complete sequence genome and harbors:
- the Bcmms2 gene encoding Bcmms2; translation: MAKVPRNFRLLEELEKGEKGLGADACSYGLTDGDDLYMSNWNGTILGPPHSVHENRIYSLTMHCGENYPDVPPTIKFTNKINLPGVQDDGKVDPSKFACLANWQRHNTMETALTELRRYMASPTNKKLPQPQEGSTYD